From a single Paraburkholderia sp. D15 genomic region:
- a CDS encoding methyl-accepting chemotaxis protein, which translates to MKAVSLGSQAGVGFVPEGDAAGKLPPRGQGSRSRSVRLKGLSVKAMLRLAFAVLLIGTLLIGVFSLTQISRLNASAQSIYDQGHVASRAAEEARGHMLRASRAQKMLLTATTAKERDDLGGDIDKGLSGLAAQLATLQQYVDTSDAKAVDQQKKFAAAVTVWSGHLRDFVTLVKAQPLDLSQMNWQVGTQDVSLLVETGKLEKMVDELVAQRGTAAKATIEASGFIYHSSFVMIAVMTIGLIVLAFGISEWVVRRLAGQLGGEPAYAKEIASRIAAGDLSNEIALGRKDRSSMLFALHDMQSGLATTVADIASSADAIATASSEISMGNLDLSQRTEQQAMALERTASSMEQLTSTVRQNADNAKQASTLANNASEIAEKGGEVVSRVVATMNEINDSARSIGDIIGVIEGIAFQTNILALNAAVEAARAGEEGRGFSVVAAEVRNLAQRSAAAAKEIKGLISTSVERVGNGSTLAQDAGQTMDEVVKAVKRVTDIMGEISAASSEQSAGIEEINLAVTQMDSGTQQNAALVEEATAAARSLDDQARGLKVMVGKFRL; encoded by the coding sequence ATGAAAGCAGTGTCGCTGGGCAGCCAGGCGGGCGTGGGTTTCGTTCCGGAAGGGGACGCGGCGGGCAAATTGCCGCCGCGAGGCCAGGGTAGCCGCTCGCGATCCGTGCGGCTGAAGGGTTTGTCCGTGAAGGCGATGTTGCGGCTCGCTTTCGCGGTGCTGTTGATCGGCACGCTGCTGATCGGGGTGTTCTCGCTGACGCAGATCAGCCGGCTGAACGCCTCCGCGCAATCCATCTACGACCAGGGGCACGTCGCCAGCCGCGCGGCGGAAGAAGCGCGTGGCCACATGCTGCGCGCGAGCCGCGCGCAGAAGATGCTGCTGACCGCGACCACCGCGAAGGAGCGCGACGACCTTGGCGGCGACATCGACAAGGGTTTGAGCGGGCTGGCCGCGCAACTCGCGACGCTGCAACAGTACGTCGACACGTCGGACGCGAAAGCGGTCGACCAGCAGAAAAAATTCGCCGCCGCCGTGACGGTGTGGAGCGGTCACCTGCGTGATTTCGTGACGCTGGTGAAGGCGCAGCCGCTCGATCTGTCGCAGATGAACTGGCAGGTCGGCACGCAGGACGTGTCGCTGCTGGTGGAGACCGGCAAGCTCGAAAAAATGGTCGATGAGCTCGTCGCGCAGCGCGGTACGGCCGCGAAGGCGACCATCGAGGCATCGGGATTTATCTACCACTCGTCGTTCGTGATGATCGCGGTGATGACGATCGGGCTGATCGTGCTGGCGTTCGGCATCAGTGAGTGGGTGGTGCGACGCCTCGCGGGTCAGCTCGGCGGTGAGCCGGCGTACGCGAAGGAGATCGCGAGCCGGATCGCGGCGGGCGATCTGTCGAACGAGATTGCGCTGGGGCGCAAGGACAGATCGAGCATGCTGTTTGCGCTGCACGACATGCAGAGCGGGCTCGCGACGACGGTGGCCGACATTGCGTCGAGTGCCGATGCGATCGCGACGGCGTCGAGCGAAATTTCGATGGGCAATCTGGATCTGTCGCAGCGCACGGAGCAGCAGGCGATGGCGCTCGAGCGGACGGCGAGCAGCATGGAGCAGTTGACGTCGACGGTGCGGCAGAACGCGGATAACGCGAAGCAGGCGAGCACGCTGGCGAACAACGCATCGGAGATCGCGGAGAAGGGCGGCGAGGTGGTGAGCCGCGTGGTCGCGACGATGAACGAGATCAACGATAGTGCGCGGAGTATCGGCGACATCATCGGGGTGATCGAGGGGATTGCGTTCCAGACGAACATTCTGGCCTTGAACGCGGCGGTGGAGGCTGCGCGGGCTGGGGAGGAAGGACGCGGTTTTTCGGTCGTCGCCGCCGAGGTGCGGAATCTGGCGCAGCGCAGCGCCGCTGCGGCGAAGGAGATCAAGGGGTTGATCAGTACGTCGGTCGAGCGGGTGGGGAATGGCTCGACGCTGGCGCAGGATGCCGGGCAGACGATGGATGAAGTCGTCAAGGCGGTGAAGCGTGTGACGGACATCATGGGGGAGATTTCGGCGGCTTCTTCCGAGCAGAGTGCCGGGATTGAGGAGATTAATCTCGCGGTGACGCAGATGGATTCGGGGACGCAGCAGAATGCCGCTTTGGTGGAGGAGGCGACGGCGGCGGCCAGGTCGCTGGATGATCAGGCTAGGGGGTTGAAGGTTATGGTTGGGAAGTTTAGGTTGTAG
- a CDS encoding MFS transporter, whose amino-acid sequence METSLDKSALAGASAAPASQPAAKVQRTVYSVLGAISFSHLLNDMIQSLILAIYPMLKDNFALSFGQIGLITLTYQITASLLQPFIGIYTDKHPKPYSLPVGMGFTLAGLLLMSVAPSFGVLLVAAALVGCGSSVFHPESSRVARMASGGRHGLAQSLFQVGGNAGSSLGPLLAALIVIPHGQRSIAWFSVAALVAIVVLTQIGRWYKRHPSVKKARGAVAHATLSRNKVIFAMSVLMLLVFSKYFYLASINSYFTFYLIDKFHLPVQAAQIHLFVFLAAVAAGTVIGGPIGDRIGRKYVIWVSILGVAPFTLLLPYANLFWTGVLTVIIGVVLASAFSAIIVYAQELIPGKVGMVAGLFFGFAFGMGGVGAAVLGQLADATSITYVYKVCSFLPLIGVLTVFLPDVEGKRAKA is encoded by the coding sequence ATGGAAACGAGCCTCGATAAAAGCGCCCTCGCCGGAGCGTCGGCCGCCCCCGCTTCGCAACCCGCCGCCAAGGTCCAGCGCACGGTTTACTCCGTGCTCGGTGCGATCAGCTTCTCGCACCTGCTCAACGACATGATCCAGTCGTTGATCCTCGCGATCTATCCGATGCTGAAGGACAACTTCGCGCTGTCGTTCGGCCAGATCGGTCTGATCACGCTGACTTATCAGATCACCGCGTCGCTGCTGCAACCGTTCATCGGCATCTACACGGACAAGCATCCGAAGCCGTATTCGCTGCCGGTCGGCATGGGCTTCACACTCGCCGGTCTACTGCTGATGTCGGTCGCGCCGAGCTTCGGCGTGCTGCTGGTCGCGGCGGCGCTGGTCGGCTGCGGATCGTCGGTGTTCCATCCGGAGTCGTCGCGGGTCGCGCGCATGGCCTCCGGCGGACGGCACGGTCTCGCGCAGTCGCTGTTCCAGGTGGGCGGCAACGCGGGCTCGTCGCTCGGACCGCTGCTGGCCGCCTTGATCGTGATTCCGCACGGCCAGCGCAGCATCGCGTGGTTCTCGGTGGCGGCGCTCGTCGCGATCGTCGTGCTCACGCAGATCGGCCGCTGGTACAAGCGTCATCCGTCGGTGAAGAAGGCGCGCGGCGCCGTCGCGCACGCCACGCTGTCGCGCAACAAGGTCATCTTCGCGATGAGCGTGCTGATGCTGCTGGTGTTCTCGAAGTACTTCTACCTCGCGAGCATCAACAGCTACTTCACCTTCTATCTGATCGACAAGTTCCATCTGCCGGTGCAGGCGGCGCAGATCCATCTGTTCGTGTTCCTCGCCGCGGTCGCCGCGGGTACCGTGATCGGCGGTCCGATCGGCGACCGGATCGGCCGCAAGTACGTGATCTGGGTATCGATCCTCGGCGTCGCGCCGTTCACGCTGCTGCTGCCGTACGCGAACCTGTTCTGGACCGGCGTGCTGACGGTGATCATCGGCGTGGTGCTGGCCTCGGCGTTCTCGGCGATCATCGTGTATGCGCAGGAGTTGATCCCCGGCAAGGTCGGCATGGTCGCGGGCCTGTTCTTCGGCTTCGCGTTCGGCATGGGCGGCGTCGGCGCGGCGGTGCTCGGGCAACTGGCCGACGCCACCAGCATCACCTACGTGTACAAGGTCTGCTCGTTCCTGCCGCTGATCGGCGTGTTGACGGTGTTCCTGCCGGATGTCGAGGGCAAGCGCGCGAAGGCTTGA